From Providencia sp. R33, a single genomic window includes:
- a CDS encoding SPOR domain-containing protein produces MDEFKPDNQPQGQNDLRPDTSDRPAGRSRQSTSVKPKITLSRQHIMIGVGVLVLLLLIIAISSALKAPTEHERQQTTSNNTEQNIDLSGSSSLTNTQSQTQPGQAQEITGSQITPTPTQGELQTQPNGLGERIEIPGDVVDALNQGQVPTPGTTQPQNVTPLNPPVVKPVEQQPVVKPVTPERTQPKTVEPKQPTQPKQPTKPAATANNQGSNVMSAPAGSYTLQLSSASRSDTLEAFAKENKLANYKVYKTIRNGQTWYVLIHGNYNSVTDAKNAIGTLPAAVQAKKPWVRNMKQVKQDQK; encoded by the coding sequence ATGGACGAATTTAAACCAGATAACCAGCCGCAAGGTCAAAACGACCTTAGGCCAGATACATCAGACAGACCAGCAGGGCGTTCACGCCAATCAACAAGTGTGAAACCTAAAATTACCTTATCGCGCCAACACATCATGATTGGCGTCGGTGTGCTCGTTTTATTGCTACTGATTATTGCCATCAGCTCTGCATTAAAAGCTCCGACTGAACATGAACGTCAGCAAACAACCAGTAATAATACTGAGCAAAACATTGATTTATCTGGCTCTTCCTCTTTGACCAATACTCAAAGTCAAACCCAGCCAGGACAAGCCCAAGAAATTACAGGTTCACAAATCACGCCAACACCAACCCAAGGTGAGTTGCAAACTCAGCCGAATGGTTTAGGTGAGCGAATCGAAATTCCAGGTGATGTTGTTGATGCCTTAAACCAAGGCCAAGTCCCTACACCGGGCACAACACAACCACAGAATGTAACACCACTGAATCCACCCGTTGTTAAACCTGTTGAGCAACAACCAGTGGTGAAACCAGTAACACCAGAAAGAACACAACCAAAAACGGTAGAACCAAAACAACCCACTCAACCGAAGCAACCAACGAAACCTGCTGCAACGGCTAATAACCAAGGCAGTAATGTCATGTCTGCACCTGCGGGGAGCTATACACTTCAATTAAGCAGTGCCAGCCGTTCAGACACATTGGAAGCTTTTGCAAAAGAAAACAAACTTGCCAACTACAAGGTTTATAAAACGATTCGTAATGGGCAAACTTGGTATGTTCTTATTCACGGTAACTATAACTCAGTCACTGATGCAAAAAATGCAATAGGGACATTACCTGCTGCTGTTCAAGCGAAAAAACCGTGGGTAAGAAATATGAAACAAGTCAAACAGGATCAAAAATAA
- the aroB gene encoding 3-dehydroquinate synthase, with product MEKVTVTLDERSYPINIAPGLYNQTGAFWPLAAGQRAMIVTNETLAPIYLEKIKRVLEASGVKVDSITLPDGEQYKSLFIMNDVFTALLEKHHNRDTTLIALGGGVIGDLTGFAAASYQRGVRFIQVPTTLLSQVDSSVGGKTAVNHPLGKNMIGAFYQPASVVIDLDCLKTLPPRELASGLAEVIKYGIILDGEFFTWLENNIDALVALDNQAMAYCIRRCCELKAQVVAADEKETSGLRALLNLGHTFGHAIEAHMGYGVWLHGEAVAAGMVMAAKTAELIGQFTPAQTQRVIALLERASLPVKGPSQMKPDDYLPHMMRDKKVMSGKLHLILPTTIGHSEMRSDLDSQTVIAAITSCTP from the coding sequence ATGGAAAAGGTCACCGTTACGCTGGACGAACGCAGTTATCCAATCAATATTGCCCCTGGGTTATATAACCAAACAGGTGCATTTTGGCCATTAGCTGCAGGTCAACGAGCAATGATAGTGACAAACGAAACACTGGCGCCCATTTATCTTGAGAAGATAAAACGTGTTCTTGAGGCTTCTGGTGTCAAAGTAGATTCCATCACCCTACCTGATGGCGAACAGTATAAGTCATTGTTTATTATGAATGATGTATTTACTGCATTACTTGAAAAACATCATAACCGCGATACTACCCTCATCGCTCTTGGTGGGGGAGTTATCGGTGATTTAACCGGCTTCGCTGCGGCAAGTTATCAACGTGGCGTTCGCTTTATTCAAGTTCCAACCACATTGCTATCTCAAGTGGATTCTTCTGTCGGTGGTAAAACCGCGGTCAACCATCCATTAGGGAAAAATATGATTGGGGCGTTTTACCAGCCCGCATCTGTTGTCATTGACCTCGATTGCTTAAAAACACTCCCACCAAGAGAACTGGCTTCTGGCCTTGCTGAAGTCATTAAATATGGCATCATCCTTGATGGTGAATTTTTCACGTGGTTGGAAAACAATATTGATGCACTGGTTGCTTTAGATAACCAAGCAATGGCTTATTGCATCCGCCGTTGCTGTGAGCTCAAAGCACAAGTTGTTGCGGCAGATGAAAAAGAAACCAGCGGCCTCCGAGCATTACTTAACCTAGGTCATACCTTCGGTCACGCTATCGAAGCGCATATGGGCTACGGTGTCTGGTTGCATGGTGAAGCTGTCGCAGCGGGTATGGTCATGGCGGCGAAAACCGCTGAATTGATTGGTCAATTCACACCAGCGCAAACACAACGCGTTATTGCACTATTAGAACGTGCCTCACTCCCAGTCAAAGGCCCTTCACAAATGAAGCCGGACGATTATCTACCACATATGATGCGTGATAAAAAAGTGATGAGTGGAAAACTGCATTTAATTCTACCAACCACTATCGGGCACTCAGAAATGCGTTCAGATCTTGATTCGCAAACGGTAATTGCCGCAATAACATCTTGTACACCATAA
- the aroK gene encoding shikimate kinase AroK — MAEKRNIFLVGPMGAGKSTIGRQLAQQLNMEFFDSDHEIEKRTGADVGWVFDLEGEEGFRDREEKIINELTEKQGIVLATGGGSVKSKETRNRLSARGVVVYLETTIEKQLSRTQRDKKRPLLQVDEPAREVLEKLADERNPMYEEIADITIHTDEQSAKVVASQIIEMLEKN; from the coding sequence ATGGCAGAGAAACGCAATATCTTTCTGGTTGGACCGATGGGCGCTGGAAAAAGCACTATTGGCCGTCAGTTGGCACAACAGCTTAATATGGAGTTTTTCGACTCTGATCACGAGATAGAAAAACGCACCGGCGCGGATGTCGGCTGGGTATTCGACCTTGAAGGCGAAGAAGGCTTTCGTGATCGCGAAGAAAAAATCATCAATGAACTCACTGAGAAACAAGGCATTGTACTAGCGACGGGTGGCGGTTCTGTTAAATCCAAAGAAACCCGCAACCGCTTATCAGCTCGCGGTGTCGTTGTGTATCTCGAAACCACAATTGAGAAACAGCTTTCTCGTACGCAACGTGATAAAAAACGACCACTATTACAGGTTGATGAGCCTGCTCGTGAAGTGCTCGAGAAATTGGCTGACGAACGCAACCCAATGTATGAAGAAATTGCAGACATTACTATTCATACGGATGAACAAAGCGCCAAAGTCGTTGCTAGCCAAATCATCGAAATGTTAGAAAAAAACTAA
- a CDS encoding transporter codes for MNNTLISVVTRMITILALTFSAAFAEQIRDPFVPLLPIEENIPPQATSHALPLDTNNEVWIEKIFKLVSIKAQEVHHLLGQPEVALLSPKASIRHEATTNSVIIKDSQERLTLIEEWIKQKDLPQQQVQITAHIISSSKTALQELGLEWGLQAGNTTHNRLNRYNRYHSAPGQFSFNVLKLSEGLLEMKLNALEKENLLSIIASPRLMASHQQPASIQQGTEIPYVTSSEKKTHVQFKDAVLGMDVTPTIIRDEKVELNLKISHNSPDTALTSSQNHHLAINKQEIATSVTIKNNETLILGGIFQQKQEKTQTGLPFLSQIPLLGALFTNSAEHIDRRVLVVFITPKLINI; via the coding sequence ATGAATAACACCTTAATCTCTGTCGTAACGCGAATGATCACCATTTTGGCGTTAACGTTTAGCGCTGCTTTTGCAGAACAAATCCGTGACCCTTTTGTGCCTTTGTTGCCCATAGAAGAAAATATTCCCCCTCAAGCCACGAGTCACGCTTTACCTTTGGATACCAATAACGAGGTTTGGATTGAGAAAATTTTCAAATTAGTCTCAATAAAAGCGCAAGAGGTTCACCACTTACTTGGTCAACCCGAGGTCGCGTTATTGTCACCAAAAGCCTCCATTCGTCACGAAGCGACAACAAATAGCGTGATCATCAAAGATAGCCAAGAACGTCTCACACTCATTGAAGAATGGATCAAACAGAAAGATTTACCTCAACAACAAGTTCAGATCACCGCGCATATTATTAGCAGTAGTAAGACAGCGCTACAGGAGCTGGGCCTTGAATGGGGGTTACAAGCAGGCAATACAACACACAACCGGCTTAACCGCTATAATCGCTATCACTCTGCGCCAGGGCAATTTTCATTTAACGTTTTAAAATTGAGTGAAGGGTTGCTAGAAATGAAGCTCAACGCGTTAGAAAAAGAAAATTTATTATCCATTATTGCCAGCCCACGGTTAATGGCTTCACATCAACAACCCGCCAGTATCCAGCAAGGTACTGAAATCCCTTATGTCACCAGCAGTGAAAAAAAGACCCACGTACAATTTAAGGATGCGGTCTTAGGTATGGATGTGACACCCACGATCATCCGTGATGAAAAAGTAGAATTAAACCTAAAAATTAGCCATAACTCACCAGATACCGCACTCACCAGCAGCCAAAATCACCATTTAGCGATAAACAAACAAGAAATCGCAACTTCCGTCACCATTAAAAATAATGAGACGCTGATATTAGGTGGAATTTTTCAGCAAAAACAAGAGAAAACACAAACAGGCCTTCCCTTCCTTTCTCAAATCCCTCTTTTAGGGGCATTGTTTACAAATAGTGCGGAACATATTGATAGGCGGGTTCTGGTGGTTTTTATTACGCCAAAACTAATCAATATTTAG
- a CDS encoding PilN domain-containing protein, translating to MKIANPYQVNFLPWRQQEVMKKKREFILFTCALCCSTLATFCFLYVFQKIDIESKQISLHSAQEKHQQIQQFSQKRTHQQAQLNQLIEKQNKHKAIEQNNQALLVLLHSLPTITPSKSWLTSFQLIDGQLDIKANSYDVQNMAIFSQRLAKQKNLSGVQLKQLSRNQQLNRLHIAAKHQGEANE from the coding sequence ATGAAAATTGCAAACCCATATCAAGTGAATTTTTTGCCTTGGCGACAACAGGAAGTGATGAAAAAGAAGCGTGAATTTATCCTTTTCACCTGCGCATTATGCTGCTCCACGCTTGCTACTTTTTGTTTTTTATATGTATTCCAAAAAATTGATATTGAGAGCAAACAAATATCGCTGCATAGCGCGCAAGAAAAACACCAGCAAATACAACAATTCAGCCAAAAAAGAACACATCAACAGGCTCAATTAAACCAGCTGATTGAAAAACAAAATAAACATAAAGCTATTGAGCAAAACAACCAAGCACTTCTGGTTTTGCTGCATAGCTTACCGACAATTACGCCGTCAAAAAGCTGGTTGACTTCTTTCCAACTGATTGATGGTCAACTTGATATCAAAGCCAATAGCTATGATGTTCAAAATATGGCGATTTTTAGCCAGCGGCTGGCAAAACAGAAAAATCTAAGTGGGGTTCAATTAAAACAACTTAGCCGAAATCAACAATTAAATCGTCTGCACATCGCCGCGAAGCATCAAGGAGAGGCAAATGAATGA
- the pilM gene encoding pilus assembly protein PilM produces the protein MYTSKWHIGIDIYQNKIQLVATKRRRKYWSLCECWQQQLPFEITDNSDPEQHQILLKLLIQWRQKLPKNCAVSIALPAVRTLKQQISLPSQVHLQQPELGWYLQSQAEKCFPMDVHELAIDYRVVDQHVYLNGARKADIAFWQNLLAQSGFNLLAIDVAPVALRYVARYCGLPDECWLVHYRQGEWLWSGPISLPANYNHVPDNEITTLSQLLPYLKTEDHATALPIYLITDHPNIAQPPNAANQQTDHKHHIQWQSHQWELRQAFQHHNLKLPHQLGDFVIAAGLALRHRDI, from the coding sequence ATGTACACATCAAAATGGCACATTGGGATCGACATCTATCAGAATAAAATTCAGTTAGTTGCCACAAAACGACGCCGAAAATACTGGTCATTATGTGAATGTTGGCAGCAGCAACTTCCTTTCGAAATAACCGATAATTCAGACCCAGAACAACACCAAATTCTACTAAAACTTTTAATACAGTGGCGTCAGAAACTACCGAAAAACTGCGCAGTTTCTATCGCCTTACCGGCAGTTCGCACATTAAAGCAACAAATTTCATTACCAAGCCAAGTCCACCTACAACAACCTGAGCTCGGCTGGTATCTGCAATCACAAGCTGAAAAATGCTTTCCAATGGATGTTCATGAACTCGCCATTGACTATCGCGTGGTCGACCAACACGTTTATCTCAATGGTGCTCGAAAAGCGGACATCGCCTTTTGGCAAAACCTATTAGCACAAAGCGGGTTTAATCTACTCGCCATTGATGTTGCACCTGTCGCACTACGCTACGTTGCTCGCTATTGTGGGTTACCTGATGAATGCTGGCTAGTTCATTATAGACAAGGTGAATGGTTATGGTCAGGCCCAATTAGCCTGCCCGCAAATTATAATCATGTTCCAGACAATGAGATAACCACCCTTTCACAGCTTTTGCCCTATCTAAAAACAGAAGATCACGCCACAGCTTTACCCATTTACCTCATTACCGATCACCCAAATATAGCCCAACCTCCCAATGCGGCAAATCAACAAACTGACCATAAGCACCATATTCAATGGCAATCACACCAGTGGGAATTACGCCAAGCTTTTCAACACCACAATCTAAAACTTCCACACCAATTAGGGGACTTTGTTATAGCCGCAGGCCTAGCGCTTCGTCATCGGGATATTTAA
- the mrcA gene encoding peptidoglycan glycosyltransferase/peptidoglycan DD-transpeptidase MrcA, with protein MKFVKYFFILVFCCIFLGTASIYGMYKYVEGELPDVATMKDIRLQIPMQVYSADNELIAQYGEKRRIPLPLAEIPPLMVKAFIATEDSRFYDHHGIDPIGIFRAVSVMASSGHASQGASTITQQLARNFYLSPEKTLMRKAKEAFLAIRIEQIFSKDEIMELYLNKIYLGNRAYGVGAAAYVYFGKTVNELTLSEMAMIAGLPKAPSTFNPLYSYDRAVNRRNVVLSRMLEEKYITKDQYEQARNEKIVASYHAPKIDFSAPYLAEMARQTLYDKYGEDAYTDGYKVYTTVIRKDQEAATEAVRNNLIDYDTRHGYRGPAEVLWKPTEAAWASEKIIEKLKKSPVYGPLMPAVVLSATGSEANVMLADGSKIDITMTGVRWARKFISDTQQGASPRAVNAVVQVGEQIWVRKVKDSWWLGQVPDVNAAFVALNPNDGAIIALVGGFDFNMSEFNRVTQSLRQVGSNIKPFLYTAAMDKGLTLSSLLNDVPISRWDAGAGSDWRPKNSPPRYDGPIRLRQGLGQSKNVVMVRAMRAMGVDYAADYLMRFGFPRENINRTEALALGAPSFTPMQMVRGYAVMVNGGYLVDPYYILKIENHNDEVIFEANPKLACPDCTNIPVVYGDTERTIEMKGIDDESTEEVTQSGRSVVNQEPTMEVATSGDENVSSGPQYAPHVIGTPLAFLIRDAMMTNIYGEPGWSGTGWRAARDLGGRRDIGGKTGTTNSSKDAWFSGYGPDVVASAWIGFDDNKRTLGRGEAGAKSAQPMWDDFMKSILAGVPVKTMKPPKGVISVSIDSRTGKLGSSRREYFIEGTEPKEYSVQEVGTTISTEGGSSQELF; from the coding sequence GTGAAGTTCGTAAAATATTTTTTTATTCTTGTTTTCTGTTGCATTTTTTTGGGAACCGCCTCGATTTATGGCATGTATAAATATGTCGAAGGTGAGTTACCTGACGTTGCAACCATGAAAGACATTCGTCTGCAAATTCCAATGCAGGTATACAGTGCTGATAACGAGTTGATCGCCCAATATGGCGAAAAACGGCGTATTCCTCTTCCATTGGCCGAGATCCCACCGCTAATGGTGAAAGCGTTTATCGCGACAGAAGATAGCCGTTTTTATGACCACCACGGTATTGACCCGATTGGTATTTTCCGTGCGGTATCGGTGATGGCGTCATCCGGTCACGCGTCCCAAGGGGCGAGTACCATCACTCAGCAGCTGGCGAGAAACTTTTATTTAAGCCCTGAAAAAACCTTAATGCGCAAAGCCAAAGAAGCATTCTTAGCGATTCGCATCGAACAGATTTTTTCGAAAGATGAGATTATGGAGCTGTACCTAAATAAAATTTATTTGGGTAACCGCGCTTACGGTGTCGGAGCTGCGGCTTATGTCTATTTCGGGAAAACGGTGAATGAGCTAACTCTGAGTGAGATGGCTATGATTGCTGGATTGCCAAAAGCACCCTCAACATTTAACCCGCTTTATTCTTATGACCGTGCTGTAAATCGCCGTAATGTTGTGCTTTCTCGTATGTTGGAAGAAAAATACATTACTAAAGACCAGTATGAGCAAGCGAGAAACGAGAAAATTGTGGCGTCATACCATGCGCCGAAGATTGATTTCTCTGCGCCTTATCTTGCAGAGATGGCACGTCAAACGCTGTATGATAAATACGGTGAAGATGCATATACCGATGGTTACAAAGTGTATACCACGGTGATCCGTAAAGATCAGGAAGCTGCAACAGAAGCGGTTCGCAATAATTTGATCGATTATGACACCCGCCATGGTTACCGTGGCCCCGCAGAAGTGTTATGGAAGCCAACAGAAGCGGCTTGGGCGTCCGAAAAAATTATTGAAAAACTTAAAAAATCCCCTGTTTATGGGCCGCTTATGCCAGCGGTTGTGCTATCAGCAACGGGCTCTGAAGCGAATGTTATGTTAGCGGATGGCTCAAAAATTGATATTACGATGACGGGTGTACGCTGGGCGCGTAAATTTATTTCAGACACCCAACAAGGTGCATCGCCAAGAGCCGTGAACGCGGTTGTTCAAGTGGGTGAGCAAATTTGGGTTCGTAAAGTAAAAGATAGCTGGTGGTTGGGGCAAGTTCCCGATGTGAACGCCGCTTTTGTTGCACTTAACCCCAACGATGGTGCGATTATCGCATTAGTCGGTGGCTTTGATTTTAATATGAGCGAATTCAACCGCGTAACGCAATCATTGCGCCAAGTGGGCTCGAACATTAAGCCATTCTTGTATACCGCGGCGATGGATAAAGGCCTGACATTGTCTTCTTTACTGAATGACGTGCCAATTAGCCGCTGGGATGCGGGAGCAGGTTCTGACTGGCGCCCGAAAAATTCACCGCCACGCTATGATGGCCCAATCCGCTTACGCCAAGGGTTAGGGCAGTCGAAAAACGTGGTCATGGTTCGCGCTATGCGAGCCATGGGAGTCGACTACGCAGCTGATTATTTGATGCGCTTTGGTTTCCCTCGTGAAAATATTAATCGCACAGAGGCATTAGCCTTGGGGGCACCATCATTTACACCAATGCAAATGGTGCGTGGTTATGCGGTTATGGTCAATGGCGGGTATCTCGTTGATCCGTACTATATTTTAAAAATTGAAAATCACAATGATGAAGTGATTTTTGAAGCGAATCCGAAGCTAGCATGTCCAGATTGTACCAATATTCCAGTCGTTTACGGTGATACAGAACGTACTATCGAAATGAAAGGGATTGATGATGAATCAACAGAAGAAGTCACTCAATCTGGTCGTAGCGTTGTGAATCAAGAACCAACCATGGAAGTGGCAACCTCAGGTGATGAAAACGTGAGTTCAGGGCCTCAGTATGCGCCTCATGTGATTGGTACACCGCTTGCCTTCTTAATTCGAGATGCCATGATGACGAATATTTATGGTGAACCAGGTTGGTCAGGAACGGGCTGGCGCGCAGCAAGGGATTTAGGCGGTCGCCGTGATATTGGCGGTAAAACAGGAACCACCAATAGCTCAAAAGATGCGTGGTTCTCGGGATATGGCCCTGATGTGGTGGCATCCGCGTGGATAGGTTTTGATGATAATAAACGGACACTCGGCCGCGGTGAAGCGGGGGCGAAAAGTGCTCAGCCGATGTGGGATGATTTTATGAAATCAATCCTTGCAGGTGTTCCAGTGAAAACGATGAAGCCACCTAAAGGGGTTATCTCTGTATCAATTGACAGCCGTACGGGAAAATTAGGTTCTTCACGCCGCGAGTATTTTATCGAGGGGACTGAACCTAAAGAGTATTCTGTACAAGAAGTGGGAACCACCATTTCCACAGAAGGCGGCTCTAGCCAAGAGCTGTTCTAA
- the nudE gene encoding ADP compounds hydrolase NudE has translation MTELKKPKILNVQDVAQSKLFSIQSVDLEFSNGEKRVYERMRPAKREAVLIIPIIDDHLILIREYAVGIENYELGFPKGAIDPGEIALEAAQRELKEEIGYGANRIIQLAKLTMSPSYFSSKMNILVAQDLYSEKLEGDEPEPLQQVKWPIARMMELLEHPDFNEARNISALFYLERYLKSGK, from the coding sequence ATGACAGAGCTAAAAAAACCTAAAATCTTGAATGTTCAAGATGTTGCTCAATCAAAATTATTCAGTATTCAGTCAGTTGACCTCGAATTCAGCAACGGTGAAAAACGAGTCTATGAAAGAATGCGCCCTGCAAAACGCGAAGCTGTTCTCATCATTCCTATTATCGATGACCACCTCATTCTAATACGTGAATATGCCGTTGGGATCGAAAACTACGAACTCGGCTTCCCTAAAGGGGCTATCGACCCTGGCGAAATTGCACTGGAAGCAGCACAGCGCGAACTCAAAGAAGAGATTGGCTATGGCGCAAACCGCATTATTCAACTCGCCAAACTGACAATGTCGCCATCTTATTTTTCTAGCAAAATGAACATATTAGTAGCTCAAGACCTCTATAGCGAAAAGCTTGAAGGCGATGAGCCTGAACCACTGCAGCAAGTTAAGTGGCCAATTGCACGCATGATGGAACTGCTAGAGCACCCAGACTTCAATGAAGCGAGAAATATTAGCGCACTTTTCTACTTAGAACGTTACTTAAAAAGTGGTAAGTAA
- a CDS encoding IgaA/UmoB family intracellular growth attenuator has translation MLNHVIITAIIVISLTIMASFLYFRRGRHSGIYQIPSVASPSFRKMIDSDYQTITQYLNYCTSTSNIPSQKPWQIKRNSTIATVCHSVTRFNLRQEQGNSWRYFIDTIEVQLPSQLEPYLQRQNVMEIVETDHLPLIVSMNSHSLRDFSNEWRGNLVSAETLPEAAIQERGQHNVELLRVRQETQEEHRLHNSTGWLGAGLICLSFLLGYLTLVSIRILQGWGLASAILVFIIGALVLFRSKMFPRKYQDIQCIYGQPKRWELYGELDKKYSTSASVGGTDLHYPSHWEEYLKYESDKPVNIDFYPTGEVVRHGQYLSLHEEERYYPYKRYKKNILMLIGALLVIALVFSYQSMSLPIKLGFAWFGGTQKINVIEVTELVSHKLSVGDTLTAQGQGMCYRPPNLDDANQAQFVPFDCSGIYWNNINLSTEPQSEIADLSISLLNTVKSQLHPDKNAIGVNPRLQRDIMKSGMNIIFDFSSIIMETNQLCQGDNACLKLKNALTNLGSTDEWSTLVSKASSGKLSGAHVLLRAGSAEALENIVEDTTYDFIRKEIDKEVRKINSPSPGGVLFVSDENKPLVDLMVGSSFNFNELTPLERWKELHRLSNLLSNTPFSVEGIVTNLSTDANGTLHIVLHEEPNKDIVSQYVCSTLFVLFLIACALLNGSLIVFRILNNKKRLRNITQYYDKCFEANNPSNRH, from the coding sequence ATGTTAAACCATGTCATTATAACGGCTATAATTGTTATTAGCCTAACTATAATGGCTTCCTTCCTGTATTTCAGGCGGGGGCGGCATTCTGGTATCTATCAGATACCTTCTGTGGCTTCACCTTCCTTTCGCAAAATGATTGATTCAGACTACCAAACAATCACTCAGTATTTAAATTATTGCACTTCAACGTCGAATATTCCGTCACAAAAACCATGGCAAATTAAGCGGAATTCGACAATTGCGACAGTTTGCCATTCTGTCACTCGTTTTAATTTGCGCCAAGAGCAAGGGAATAGCTGGCGTTATTTTATCGACACGATTGAAGTACAGCTTCCATCCCAGCTGGAGCCATATCTACAGCGGCAAAATGTGATGGAAATAGTCGAAACTGACCATCTACCATTGATTGTGTCGATGAATAGTCATTCACTGAGGGATTTTAGTAATGAATGGCGGGGTAACTTGGTATCGGCTGAAACTTTGCCTGAAGCCGCTATCCAAGAGCGTGGGCAACATAATGTCGAATTATTACGCGTTCGTCAGGAGACACAAGAGGAACACCGTCTACACAATTCTACGGGATGGTTAGGCGCTGGGTTGATTTGTTTAAGTTTTTTATTGGGTTATCTCACGTTAGTTTCTATTCGGATTTTGCAAGGGTGGGGGTTAGCGAGTGCCATACTGGTTTTTATTATCGGTGCGCTGGTTCTCTTTCGTTCAAAAATGTTTCCTCGTAAATACCAAGACATTCAATGTATTTATGGGCAGCCTAAGCGCTGGGAATTATACGGTGAATTAGATAAAAAATATTCCACGAGCGCTTCAGTTGGCGGTACAGATTTACATTACCCCTCACACTGGGAAGAATATTTAAAATACGAATCAGATAAACCGGTTAATATCGATTTTTATCCTACTGGGGAAGTCGTTCGCCATGGGCAGTACCTGTCTTTGCACGAAGAAGAGCGCTATTATCCTTATAAGCGTTACAAAAAAAATATCTTGATGCTCATCGGTGCGTTATTGGTGATTGCGCTGGTGTTTTCATACCAATCCATGAGCCTGCCAATTAAATTGGGTTTTGCTTGGTTTGGTGGAACACAAAAAATTAATGTAATAGAAGTGACGGAGCTTGTTTCTCATAAACTCAGTGTGGGGGATACTCTAACAGCTCAAGGTCAGGGGATGTGCTATCGCCCACCGAATTTAGATGACGCCAATCAGGCGCAATTCGTTCCATTTGATTGCTCAGGCATTTATTGGAATAACATCAACTTGTCGACCGAGCCGCAATCTGAGATTGCCGATCTATCGATATCTTTGCTCAACACGGTTAAAAGTCAATTACATCCTGATAAAAACGCGATTGGTGTGAACCCAAGGTTACAGCGCGATATTATGAAATCTGGGATGAATATCATCTTTGATTTTTCGTCCATTATTATGGAAACAAACCAGCTGTGTCAGGGGGATAACGCTTGTCTAAAACTCAAGAATGCGCTGACAAATCTTGGCAGCACAGATGAATGGTCGACATTAGTGAGCAAAGCGTCATCGGGGAAATTAAGTGGTGCGCATGTTTTATTACGTGCAGGAAGTGCAGAGGCCTTGGAAAACATCGTTGAAGACACCACATATGACTTTATCAGGAAAGAAATAGACAAAGAAGTGCGTAAAATTAACAGTCCCTCCCCTGGCGGCGTATTGTTTGTGAGTGATGAAAACAAGCCTCTGGTGGATTTAATGGTGGGATCATCTTTTAATTTTAATGAATTAACACCGTTGGAACGTTGGAAAGAGCTCCATCGTTTATCGAATCTGTTAAGCAATACCCCCTTTAGTGTGGAAGGGATTGTAACTAACTTATCGACGGATGCTAACGGCACACTGCATATTGTGTTACATGAAGAGCCAAACAAAGATATTGTCTCTCAGTATGTCTGTAGTACGCTTTTTGTTTTGTTTCTTATCGCTTGTGCGTTACTAAATGGTTCGCTAATTGTATTTCGTATTTTGAATAATAAGAAGCGGCTACGTAATATCACGCAGTATTACGATAAATGCTTTGAGGCTAATAACCCTTCCAATCGTCATTAG
- the hslR gene encoding ribosome-associated heat shock protein Hsp15, producing MNQPPIEPVRLDKWLWAARFYKTRSMAREMIDGGKVHYNGQRAKPGKIVELHALVKLRQGNDERTIEILEISSQRRGAPEAQLLYRETAESIEQREKIALARKMNALTMPHPERRPDKKERRTLLKFKQTNSHESSE from the coding sequence ATGAATCAACCGCCTATAGAACCTGTTCGCCTCGATAAGTGGCTTTGGGCTGCACGTTTTTATAAAACGCGTTCCATGGCGCGTGAAATGATTGATGGGGGCAAAGTTCATTATAATGGACAAAGAGCTAAGCCTGGGAAAATCGTCGAACTCCATGCATTGGTGAAGTTGAGGCAGGGAAATGATGAGCGGACGATTGAGATCCTTGAAATCAGTAGCCAGCGCAGAGGTGCCCCCGAAGCGCAATTACTTTACCGTGAAACTGCCGAAAGTATTGAACAGCGCGAAAAAATAGCGTTAGCGCGCAAAATGAATGCGTTAACCATGCCGCATCCAGAGCGCCGGCCAGACAAAAAAGAGCGCCGAACTTTGCTAAAATTTAAACAAACGAATTCTCATGAGTCATCCGAATGA